A genomic region of Aureimonas populi contains the following coding sequences:
- the rplO gene encoding 50S ribosomal protein L15 gives MKLNEIADREGATHSRKRLGRGIGSGSGKTGGRGVKGQKSRSGVAINGFEGGQMPLYRRLPKRGFVNIFAKKFNIVSLGRIQKAIDDGKLDAGGEIDIEALKAAGLVRRSRDGVRLLADGEVTSKLSLSVDGASKAAVEKVEKAGGSVQTRAPAQAEA, from the coding sequence ATGAAACTGAATGAAATCGCCGATAGAGAAGGCGCCACCCATTCGCGCAAGCGGCTGGGGCGCGGCATCGGTTCGGGGTCCGGCAAGACCGGTGGCCGCGGCGTTAAGGGGCAAAAGTCCCGCTCAGGCGTTGCGATCAACGGCTTCGAAGGCGGGCAGATGCCCCTGTACCGTCGCCTGCCCAAGCGCGGATTCGTGAACATCTTTGCCAAGAAGTTCAACATCGTGTCGCTCGGTCGGATTCAGAAGGCGATCGATGATGGCAAGCTGGACGCGGGTGGCGAGATCGATATCGAGGCGTTGAAGGCTGCGGGGCTCGTTCGCCGCTCGCGCGACGGTGTCCGTCTCCTCGCCGACGGCGAAGTGACATCGAAGCTTTCGCTCTCGGTGGATGGCGCTTCCAAGGCCGCTGTCGAGAAGGTCGAGAAGGCGGGCGGTTCGGTCCAGACCCGGGCTCCGGCTCAGGCAGAAGCCTGA
- the rpmD gene encoding 50S ribosomal protein L30: protein MAKNEQTGKTITVEQTGSPLRRPADQRQTLVGLGLNKMHRRRTLEDTPAVRGMIAKVSHLVRVVDGQ, encoded by the coding sequence GTGGCCAAGAACGAACAGACCGGGAAGACGATCACCGTCGAGCAGACCGGAAGCCCGCTTCGCCGCCCCGCCGACCAGCGTCAGACGCTCGTCGGTCTCGGGCTGAACAAGATGCACCGTCGCCGGACGCTGGAGGATACTCCTGCCGTGCGTGGCATGATCGCCAAGGTCAGCCACCTCGTCCGCGTCGTGGACGGCCAGTGA
- the rpsE gene encoding 30S ribosomal protein S5, with amino-acid sequence MAPRNERNDREERDDGFVDKLVHINRVAKVVKGGRRFGFAALVVVGDLKGRVGFGHGKAREVPEAIRKATEAAKRDLIFVPLRDARTLHHDVQGRHGAGKVILRTAEAGTGIIAGGPMRAVFEAVGMHDVVAKSLGSSNPYNMVRATFDALKHQAHPKDVAARRGLKYSTLQARRRDLVGAED; translated from the coding sequence ATGGCGCCTCGTAACGAGAGAAATGACCGCGAAGAGCGGGACGACGGCTTCGTCGACAAGCTCGTCCACATCAACCGCGTCGCCAAGGTCGTGAAGGGTGGTCGCCGCTTCGGCTTTGCCGCCCTCGTCGTCGTCGGCGATCTGAAGGGCCGCGTGGGCTTCGGCCACGGTAAGGCGCGCGAAGTGCCGGAGGCCATCCGCAAGGCCACGGAAGCCGCGAAGCGCGACCTGATCTTCGTGCCGCTGCGCGATGCGCGTACGCTGCATCACGACGTTCAGGGCCGACATGGTGCCGGCAAGGTAATTCTTCGCACGGCCGAGGCCGGTACCGGCATCATCGCCGGCGGGCCGATGCGCGCCGTGTTCGAGGCGGTCGGTATGCACGATGTCGTCGCCAAGTCGCTCGGCTCGTCGAACCCTTACAACATGGTTCGCGCGACCTTCGATGCGCTCAAGCATCAGGCCCATCCGAAGGATGTCGCCGCTCGCCGTGGCCTGAAGTATTCGACCCTGCAGGCGCGTCGTCGCGACCTGGTCGGCGCTGAGGATTGA